In Roseibium algicola, the DNA window CCGTTCGAGGCACATCTGCTGACCTGATGAGCAGCTCAGCTCCGGAGCGCCAGGACAAGGGCAAACAAACCGACGAAAACGAGGCTGGCTGCCCAGACCCTGTCCAGGTTGAACCACGCCTTTTGCAGGAACCGCAGGCCCAGCCAGAAATAGACGCCGATGGCCAGCAGGCCACCGGCAAGCGCCATGGCGAGCGTGTGGACCGCGGCCACGAGCAACGCCATCCTCAAATCTGCCCCCATGAGAGTACCGGCCGCCGCGTGGCCGGCCCCCTGCTCCATTGCGCAGATACCCAGGTAGATAGGCACCAGCATGAGCCCTGCCCCATGAGCGATCGCCACCAGAAAGGACCAGAGGCCAAGCTTCGCCGGTGAAATACGGGCCAGAAAGCGCGGATGACGATCAGCGATCAGCAGGTACAGCCCCATGCCGATCACCAGACAGGCGGCGCCAATGCGGATTTCCCGTTCCAGGGAAACCAGCGTGATCATTGCCGAAAAAGGCAAGAGAATAACCAGCATTGCCGCCAGATGCCCGACCGCCAACAGCAACAACGCACGCGGCAGGGCCAACGCGCGTTGTTCCATCAAGGCAGCAGACACCGCCAGCGGCCAACCCATGCCCGGGTTCACGCCGTGATAGAGACCTGACGCAATGACGGCCCACCAGAGAGCCGACAAACTTGCCTCTTCCAAAACCTAGACCGACGGGAAGCAGAAACTGTCGGTAGAGCAGTCCCCGCCTTCAAGCCGGATCTGGTGCGACCTGTAGCCCGCCGGGAATTCGACCCAGAAATCCGGATCGAGCGTCAGTCCGCCACCGGCTCCAACACGAGCCATCACCATCGCGGCGCCGCGCTCGCCCGGATAGAACTGTTCGTCCCAGGTGGAATAGAGCGAGTTGGTCCAATAGACGCGCTGACCATCCCGGCTGATCTCGACCATTTGCGGTCCGTAACCGAAGTCCTTGCCGTTCGGGTGTTTCGTCTTCTTCACGATCCCGCCGATCTCGACCTTGCCGGCGAGCGTCGGGTTCATTGGGTCGGAGACATCATACTGATGCATTTCACCGGTGCCCCAGCATGCGACATAGAGATATTTGTCGTCGAGACTGAGGTCGATGTCGGTCACCAGCGGTGGAACAGCGGAAAACCCCTTCAGCATTTCAGGCAGGTCTGCGGGATCGGCCGGCTGCGGGTCGATGGTGATGGTCTTCCTGGCTTCAAACGTGCCATCGTCCTTGCGCCACCAGGTGAATATCGCCCCTTGCAGGTTGGTTGTGTCGACGACAACACCACAGAAACCGTATTGTTTGGCGGGATCGTGGGCAGGGCGAACCTCGAGCGCCATCTGGTGGTTTTCGCCCAGATCGATGGTCTGGATGTTCTTTCGCCCGCGCAGATCCCAGAAATGAAGGCTGTGGCCGTATTTGTTGGACAGAAGGTCTTCCGCGACGAGACCGTTCTCGAACTGTGGCGGCAGTCCCCACTCCGACGACACCATGTAGTCGCGCGGCAGGTTCCACCAGAAATCATAGTGTTTGTCCTGGATGCCACGATCCATTTCATACCGGCCGAGAATGTCGAAGGTCTCGCAGTCCATGATAAAGATGCCCGGAGGCCCGTCGGTGCCGTCCGCACCGCCTCCCCCAAGGGTCGAGACATAGATGCCTTCCGGCCCGCAATGAATGGTGTGCGGACGGGAATAGCCTGTCTTGGCGAAGACTTCTTCCGGTTCGATGATCTTGTGAATTTTCGCTTGAAGCGGCTCTTTCACGTCAACGACGTAGATGCGCGACGACCGGATGCCCGGGATGATCAG includes these proteins:
- a CDS encoding selenium-binding protein SBP56-related protein — its product is MNLRPDPSFYPTPRMAMEAPVEKLAFTLMLSPDFSQPDGLAVVNVDPQSPDYGKIVHTVFMPNKGDEFHHFGWNACSSALSPLTGHAFLERRYLIIPGIRSSRIYVVDVKEPLQAKIHKIIEPEEVFAKTGYSRPHTIHCGPEGIYVSTLGGGGADGTDGPPGIFIMDCETFDILGRYEMDRGIQDKHYDFWWNLPRDYMVSSEWGLPPQFENGLVAEDLLSNKYGHSLHFWDLRGRKNIQTIDLGENHQMALEVRPAHDPAKQYGFCGVVVDTTNLQGAIFTWWRKDDGTFEARKTITIDPQPADPADLPEMLKGFSAVPPLVTDIDLSLDDKYLYVACWGTGEMHQYDVSDPMNPTLAGKVEIGGIVKKTKHPNGKDFGYGPQMVEISRDGQRVYWTNSLYSTWDEQFYPGERGAAMVMARVGAGGGLTLDPDFWVEFPAGYRSHQIRLEGGDCSTDSFCFPSV